One window of Quercus robur chromosome 5, dhQueRobu3.1, whole genome shotgun sequence genomic DNA carries:
- the LOC126726734 gene encoding uncharacterized protein LOC126726734, translated as MGMVVVISLPFILFCILLGFGCYFLGRAKGRQDVKTNAQIYGIPTPPPGTDAAFSYPSPPQNHFKPPAPVADNSANV; from the coding sequence ATGGGTATGGTAGTGGTGATTTCACTGCCTTTCATTCTCTTCTGCATACTACTTGGTTTTGGTTGTTACTTTCTGGGAAGAGCTAAAGGAAGACAGGATGTGAAGACCAATGCTCAGATTTATGGTATACCCACTCCACCACCAGGAACTGATGCAGCTTTTTCTTACCCCTCACCCCCACAAAACCATTTCAAGCCACCAGCTCCAGTAGCTGACAACTCTGCCAATGTTTGA
- the LOC126728567 gene encoding uncharacterized protein LOC126728567, which yields MENRCEEQPQNGRNLRRRERVPPREEDEERYGSGFDEEEDRDSIVSNKRPGGRFREARNREDNNLGGIKMKISSFQGRSDLEAYLEWEKKMEFMFDCHNYSETKKLVINRRRNREHPIDTWEEMKVVMRKRFVPSYYYRELYKKLQGLRQGSRSVEDYYKEMEIAMIRANVEEDQEAKMARFLLGLNREIHDKVELQHYVELEDMVHMAIKVEQQLKRGNGTRAGHNSSSTSWKLSHAKPLDKSQTPKLELKSATTSHIPQGKTEASTSRNRDIKCFRCQGRGHIASQCPNKQVMVLQANGEIVTNDEDSDTDDMPPLEDVYEEEYLAPGALTLVARRALSLQAKGVDEIQWENIFHIRCYVKDKICSVIIDGGSCTNVASAIMVEKLGLPMVKHPRLYKLQWLNDSGEIRVNKQVLVAFRIGKYEDEVLCDVVPIQAGHLLLGRPWQFDRQVKHDGFTNKYSFVLNQRSITLVPLTPQQVYEDQEYEDVFLEETPHGLPPSRRIEHQIDFVPGRFVVVYFDDILIYSKNIDDHVVHLKSVLDVLRKERLFANLKKCTFFTDKLVFLGFVVSAQGIQVDEEKGEDQEKAFQLIKEKQTNAPLLSLPNFSKTFEIECDASGIGIGVVLMQEGRPIAYFSERLSEAALNCPTSENELYALVRVLETWQHYLWPKEFVIHTDHEFLKHLKGQHKLNKRHAQWMEFIETFPYVIQYKQGKENVVADALSRRYALLSTLDAKLLGFEHIKELYAEDHEFCEEYRACEKIASGKFFKLDGFLF from the exons ATGGAGAATAGATGTGAGGAGCAACCACAAAACGGTCGTAATTTGCGTAGAAGGGAAAGAGTTCCACCGAGGGAGGAGGATGAAGAGCGTTATGGGTCTGgttttgatgaagaagaagatcgAGATTCCATTGTTAGCAATAAGAGACCTGGAGGAAGATTTAGAGAAGCTAGGAATCGCGAAGATAACAACTTGGGTGGTATTAAGATGAAGATTTCGTCCTTTCAGGGTAGGTCTGATCTTGAGGCATATCTTGAGTGGGAGAAGAAGATGGAGTTCATGTTTGATTGCCACAATTACTCCGAGACAAAGAAg CTTGTGATAAACAGGAGGCGAAATAGAGAACACCCAATAGACACATGGGAGGAGATGAAAGTAGTGATGAGAAAGCGATTCGTTCCAAGTTACTACTACCGAGAGTTGTACAAAAAGCTACAAGGTCTTAGACAAGGGAGTCGAAGCGTAGAGGATTACTACAAGGAGATGGAGATTGCTATGATCCGCGCTAATGTAGAGGAGGATCAGGAGGCTAAAATGGCTAGATTTTTGCTTGGCTTAAACCGGGAGATCCATGATAAGGTAGAGCTGCAGCATTATGTAGAATTGGAAGATATGGTGCATATGGCTATCAAAGTGGAACAACAACTCAAGAGAGGGAATGGGACACGTGCAGGCCATAACTCTAGTTCTACCTCTTGGAAATTGAGTCATGCTAAGCCGCTAGACAAGTCACAAACGCCCAAACTCGAGCTCAAGTCCGCGACCACCAGCCACattcctcaaggtaaaactgaaGCCTCTACCTCTAGGAATCGTGATATTAAATGTTTTAGATGTCAAGGCAGGGGCCACATAGCAAGTCAATGTCCAAACAAGCAAGTCATGGTGTTGCAAGCCAATGGTGAAATTGTGACCAATGATGAAGATTCTGACACCGATGACATGCCGCCATTAGAGGATGTTTATGAGGAGGAGTATTTAGCCCCTGGCGCATTGACATTGGTGGCGAGGAGAGCATTGAGCTTGCAAGCAAAAGGAGTTGATGAAATACAGTGGGAGAACATCTTTCACATTAGGTGCTACGTTAAAGACAAGATATGTAGTGTGATTATTGATGGTGGTAGTTGTACTAATGTTGCAAGTGCAATTATGGTGGAGAAATTGGGATTGCCCATGGTAAAACACCCTAGACTGTATAAGTTGCAATGGCTAAATGATAGTGGTGAGATCAGGGTGAACAAGCAAGTGTTAGTTGCATTTCGAATCGGTAAATACGAAGATGAGGTGTTGTGTGATGTAGTACCGATACAAGCGGGACATTTATTGCTAGGGCGTCCATGGCAGTTCGATAGGCAAGTGAAGCATGATGGCTTTACGAACAAGTACTCTTTTGTACTTAATCAACGATCAATCACTCTTGTACCATTGACACCGCAGCAAGTATACGAGGATCAA GAGTACGAGGATGTCTTCCTCGAGGAAACACCACATGGGTTACCTCCAAGCCGAAGGATTgaacatcaaattgattttgttcCCG GCAGATTTGTTGTTgtctattttgatgatatactcatttatagcaaaaacataGACGATCATGTAGTACATTTGAAATCCGTTTTAGATGTGCTAAGGAAAGAAAGATTGTTTGCTAATTTAAAGAAGTGCACTTTTTTCACCGATAAGCTTGtatttttgggatttgttgTTAGTGCACAAGGTATACAGGTCGATGAAGAGAAG GGAGAAGACCAAGAGAAGGCATTTCAATTAATCAAAGAGAAGCAGACTAACGCACCTTTGTTGTCTTTGCCCAACTTTTCTAAAACGTTTGAAATTGAATGTGATGCTTCAGGTATTGGTATAGGAGTCGTTCTTATGCAAGAAGGACGACCAATTGCTTATTTCAGCGAGAGACTCAGCGAGGCAGCCTTAAACTGCCCAACTTCTGAGAATGAGTTGTATGCATTAGTTCGGGTTTTAGAGACGTGGCAGCACTACCTATGGCCTAAGGAGTTTGTGATTCACACTGATCATGAGTTCTTGAAACACTTGAAGGGCCAACACAAGCTAAACAAAAGGCATGCGCAATGGATGGAGTTCATAGAGACGTTTCCATACGTCATTCAGTACAAGCAAGGTAAGGAGAATGTAGTCGCCGATGCACTTTCTCGCAGGTATGCCTTACTCTCCACACTTGATGCAAAATTGCTTGGTTTTGAACACATTAAAGAATTATATGCTGAAGACCACGAATTTTGTGAGGAATATCGAGCTTGTGAGAAAATCGCCTCTGGTAAGTTCTTTAAACTTGATGGATTcctattttga